A region of Jannaschia sp. W003 DNA encodes the following proteins:
- a CDS encoding BCCT family transporter, with amino-acid sequence MSTTSDEPDAHGIPDPEGRAAPIQTDYEVGQDNIEPRLGPIALDIHNPVFVVSAAMVLVFVVVALVAPEWSQLTFTAMRNFAKSSFDWFFLSAANLFVVFSLLLIVTPWGSVRLGGSEARPDFTYAAWFSMLFAAGMGIGLMFFGVLEPVYYFGTPWDDQPLNGAIGIVDGTVADAATVEAARSRAMAATIFHWGLHPWAIYAVVALALALFSYNKGLPLTLRSAFYPLLGERIWGFWGNAIDTIAAFATLFGLATSLGIGATQVASGLTEVFGSGVAEEGTRNFAGFLWGNIETANDSSVLLALIIAAITAIALVSVVRGLDGGVKVLSEINMVLAALLLLFVFLVGPTGDIVADVFGGLGAYAANIVPLSNPIGREDTGFLHGWTTFYWAWWISWSPFVGMFIARVSRGRTVREFVTCVLLIPSLVCVLWMATFGGTAISQVIAGGAESGVFQYVIASYKPEIALYAMLADLPLAAITSTLAIVLVVVFFVTSSDSGSLVIDTITAGGKVDAPVIQRIFWCIFEGAVAAVLLLGATGTQGLQSLQAMVISTGLLFCVVLVVMCVSIFLGLRTERKVMLGEGRAAPAE; translated from the coding sequence ATGTCGACGACATCCGACGAACCGGACGCCCACGGGATCCCCGATCCCGAGGGCCGCGCCGCGCCGATCCAGACGGACTACGAGGTCGGTCAGGACAACATCGAGCCCCGGCTGGGGCCCATCGCGCTCGACATCCACAACCCGGTCTTTGTGGTCTCGGCCGCGATGGTGCTGGTGTTCGTGGTGGTGGCGCTGGTCGCGCCGGAATGGTCGCAGCTCACGTTCACGGCGATGCGCAACTTCGCCAAGAGCTCGTTCGACTGGTTCTTCCTGTCGGCGGCCAACCTGTTCGTCGTCTTCTCGCTGCTTCTGATCGTGACCCCATGGGGCTCGGTCCGGCTGGGCGGCAGCGAGGCGCGGCCCGACTTCACCTACGCGGCGTGGTTCTCGATGCTGTTCGCGGCCGGCATGGGAATCGGGCTGATGTTCTTCGGGGTGCTCGAGCCGGTCTACTACTTCGGCACACCCTGGGACGACCAGCCGCTGAACGGGGCCATCGGCATCGTCGACGGCACGGTGGCCGACGCCGCCACCGTGGAGGCGGCGCGCAGCCGCGCCATGGCGGCCACGATCTTCCACTGGGGCCTGCACCCCTGGGCGATCTATGCGGTGGTGGCGCTGGCGCTGGCGCTCTTCAGCTACAACAAGGGCTTGCCGCTGACACTGCGCTCCGCCTTCTACCCGCTCCTGGGCGAGCGCATCTGGGGCTTCTGGGGCAACGCCATCGACACCATCGCCGCCTTCGCCACGCTGTTCGGCCTCGCCACTTCGCTCGGCATCGGCGCGACGCAGGTCGCCTCGGGCCTGACGGAGGTGTTCGGCTCCGGAGTGGCCGAGGAGGGCACGCGCAACTTCGCGGGCTTCCTGTGGGGCAACATCGAGACCGCGAACGACAGCTCGGTGCTGCTCGCGCTGATCATCGCGGCGATCACGGCCATCGCCCTCGTGTCGGTGGTGCGCGGTCTCGACGGCGGCGTGAAGGTGCTGTCCGAGATCAACATGGTGCTCGCGGCGCTCCTCCTCCTGTTCGTGTTCCTCGTGGGCCCCACGGGCGACATCGTCGCGGACGTGTTCGGCGGGCTGGGGGCCTATGCGGCCAACATCGTGCCGCTCTCGAACCCGATCGGGCGCGAGGACACCGGGTTCCTCCACGGCTGGACCACCTTCTACTGGGCGTGGTGGATCTCCTGGTCGCCCTTCGTGGGCATGTTCATCGCCCGCGTCAGCCGCGGCCGCACGGTGCGCGAGTTCGTGACCTGCGTGCTGCTGATCCCCTCGCTGGTCTGCGTGCTGTGGATGGCCACCTTCGGGGGCACCGCCATCAGCCAGGTGATCGCGGGCGGGGCGGAGTCGGGCGTGTTCCAGTACGTGATCGCGTCCTACAAGCCCGAGATCGCCCTCTACGCGATGCTGGCGGACCTGCCGCTCGCGGCGATCACCTCGACGCTGGCGATCGTGCTCGTGGTGGTGTTCTTCGTGACCTCGTCGGACTCCGGTTCGCTGGTCATCGACACGATCACTGCCGGCGGCAAGGTCGATGCGCCCGTCATCCAGCGTATCTTCTGGTGCATCTTCGAGGGCGCGGTGGCCGCGGTGCTGCTGCTTGGAGCGACCGGCACGCAGGGCCTGCAGAGCCTCCAGGCGATGGTCATCTCCACGGGCCTCCTGTTCTGCGTGGTGCTCGTGGTGATGTGCGTGTCGATCTTCCTCGGGCTGCGGACCGAGCGGAAGGTGATGCTGGGCGAGGGCCGCGCGGCGCCCGCCGAATGA
- a CDS encoding NTP transferase domain-containing protein has product MRPPPAILVLAAGASRRMRGGDKLLETVDGAPLVLRAARAALGVAAEVMVALPEGDRDRSAWLGDLAVRRLAVAERSMSASIRAGVAACRSDALMIHLADMPEIGAGELWQLSEAWRASDAPILRAGAEDGTPGHPAVFARSLFPELLALRGDRGARAVVETHPCAVHPLPGRAALTDLDTPEDWARWRATVRGAPKP; this is encoded by the coding sequence ATGCGCCCGCCCCCCGCCATCCTCGTGCTCGCCGCCGGCGCCTCCCGGCGGATGCGGGGTGGCGACAAGCTCCTGGAGACGGTGGACGGCGCGCCCTTGGTGCTGCGGGCCGCGCGGGCCGCGCTAGGCGTTGCCGCGGAGGTGATGGTCGCGCTGCCCGAGGGCGACCGGGACCGCTCGGCGTGGCTGGGCGACCTCGCCGTCCGGCGCCTCGCGGTGGCGGAGCGCAGCATGAGCGCCTCGATCCGCGCGGGCGTGGCCGCCTGCCGGAGCGACGCGCTGATGATCCACCTCGCCGACATGCCCGAGATCGGGGCCGGGGAGCTGTGGCAACTGTCGGAGGCGTGGCGCGCCTCGGACGCGCCGATCCTGCGCGCCGGGGCCGAGGACGGCACGCCCGGCCACCCGGCGGTCTTCGCCCGAAGCCTCTTCCCCGAGTTGCTCGCCTTGCGCGGCGACCGGGGCGCGCGGGCGGTGGTCGAGACGCACCCCTGCGCCGTCCATCCGCTGCCCGGTCGCGCGGCGCTCACGGACCTCGACACGCCCGAGGATTGGGCGCGCTGGCGCGCCACGGTTCGCGGGGCGCCCAAGCCTTAG
- a CDS encoding TrgA family protein, whose translation MPTPAKLVAAVAMAIIAWLTAEAVHRYALPEGVSIGRGREILAAMGLVMGWRMIGRQATGIRGRGDRLVNGLTMGLACALSLAVLAVFLHAFYVMILESMDLAYNSPGKAFSGWMGFVMRDAAIAWNPYVLVMLFGGGAVAGLLSGVAGRVWR comes from the coding sequence ATGCCCACCCCCGCCAAGCTCGTCGCCGCCGTGGCGATGGCCATCATCGCCTGGCTCACCGCCGAGGCCGTGCACCGCTATGCCCTGCCCGAGGGCGTCTCGATCGGCAGGGGCCGCGAGATCCTGGCCGCGATGGGCCTCGTGATGGGCTGGCGCATGATCGGCCGGCAGGCCACCGGCATCCGCGGCCGCGGGGACCGCCTCGTGAACGGGTTGACCATGGGTCTCGCCTGCGCGTTGTCGCTGGCGGTGCTGGCCGTGTTCCTCCATGCCTTCTACGTGATGATCCTCGAATCCATGGACCTCGCCTACAACTCCCCGGGCAAGGCGTTCAGCGGCTGGATGGGCTTCGTGATGAGGGATGCGGCAATCGCCTGGAACCCGTACGTGCTCGTGATGCTCTTCGGCGGCGGCGCCGTGGCGGGGCTGCTGTCGGGCGTCGCGGGACGGGTCTGGCGCTAG
- a CDS encoding L,D-transpeptidase has translation MIPQSRRTLLLGAAAALATPSLALAQADIRGSGATRRNISSFERIEWRDHFDSLGVATIIADTNSRALHYWSGDGADYRLYPTSVPRTDELTRRGYTQIVRKKVGPTWTPTASMRAEDPSLPEFMPAGAGNPLGTHAMYLDWPAYLIHGTHDTRKIGRRSSSGCIGLYNEKIAELFAITPIGTQVKLL, from the coding sequence ATGATCCCGCAGTCCCGCCGCACCCTCCTCCTGGGCGCCGCCGCCGCGCTCGCGACCCCCTCGCTGGCCCTCGCGCAGGCCGACATCCGCGGCAGCGGCGCGACCCGCCGCAACATTTCGTCGTTCGAGCGCATCGAGTGGCGCGACCACTTCGACTCGCTCGGCGTGGCCACGATCATTGCCGACACCAACAGCCGCGCCCTCCACTACTGGAGCGGCGACGGCGCGGACTACCGCCTCTACCCCACCTCGGTGCCGCGCACCGACGAGCTGACCCGCCGCGGCTACACCCAGATCGTGCGCAAGAAGGTCGGCCCGACCTGGACGCCCACCGCCTCGATGCGCGCCGAGGATCCGAGCCTCCCTGAGTTCATGCCCGCCGGTGCCGGCAACCCGCTCGGCACCCACGCCATGTACCTCGACTGGCCGGCCTACCTGATCCACGGCACCCACGACACGCGTAAGATCGGCCGCCGCTCCTCGTCGGGCTGCATCGGCCTCTACAACGAGAAGATCGCGGAGCTGTTCGCGATCACGCCGATCGGCACACAGGTGAAGCTGCTCTGA
- a CDS encoding cytochrome c, with amino-acid sequence MKTIIAATLALGFAAPAFAESHEEKVPQAVEARQGVMQVQGMSLGVVGNMARGNAPYDAAAAQAAADDLLAVSNLTIQSLWPEGTSNEEVPSSDALPAIWTDWEGFETAYGQLQQAAANLAEVAGDGPEALGEAVGMLGRTCGGCHDDYRLKRE; translated from the coding sequence ATGAAGACGATCATCGCCGCCACGCTCGCCCTCGGCTTCGCCGCCCCCGCCTTCGCCGAGAGCCACGAGGAGAAGGTGCCCCAGGCGGTCGAGGCGCGGCAGGGCGTGATGCAGGTGCAGGGCATGAGCCTCGGCGTGGTGGGCAACATGGCGCGCGGCAACGCGCCCTACGACGCCGCGGCGGCGCAGGCGGCGGCCGACGACCTGCTCGCCGTGAGCAACCTCACGATCCAGTCGCTCTGGCCCGAGGGCACGTCGAACGAGGAAGTACCGTCCAGCGACGCGCTGCCGGCGATTTGGACCGACTGGGAGGGCTTCGAGACCGCCTATGGCCAGCTCCAGCAGGCCGCGGCGAACCTCGCCGAGGTGGCGGGCGACGGGCCCGAGGCGCTCGGCGAGGCGGTGGGCATGCTCGGCCGGACCTGCGGCGGCTGCCATGACGACTACCGCCTGAAGCGCGAGTGA
- a CDS encoding ammonium transporter, translating to MVGADTAWIIVATALVLFMTLPGLALFYGGLVRSRNVLSVFMHCYSIAALMSVLWLALGYSIAFGGEGPFWGGLSKSFLAGVDADAVAGTIPEILFFAFQMTFAIITPALIVGAYVERVGFGFVLAFSSLWMLICYAPVVHWIWGGGMLAGGEGALFEAPVLDFAGGLVVHETAGIAALLIAVVLGPRSDRTKPPHNPGFVMLGASMLWVGWFGFNGGSQLAADGGAAMALTVTHLSAAAASLSWAAWERIRFGKASLVGIVTGTIAGLASITPASGFVGPVQALIIGGVAGVLCQEAVGLIRNRLKIDDTLDVFAVHGVGGLFGTAMIAAFGLGSWASQLGGMLVVGLWTVVVTLVLIYAVKLVFPLRVSKEIEQEGLDLAVHGEQAYPSPS from the coding sequence ATGGTCGGAGCCGACACCGCCTGGATCATCGTCGCCACGGCGCTGGTCCTGTTCATGACATTGCCGGGGCTCGCCCTGTTCTACGGCGGGCTCGTGCGCTCGCGGAACGTGCTCAGTGTGTTCATGCACTGCTACAGCATCGCCGCCCTGATGAGCGTGCTGTGGCTGGCACTGGGCTACTCCATCGCCTTCGGCGGCGAGGGGCCGTTCTGGGGCGGTCTGTCGAAGTCGTTCCTCGCCGGCGTCGACGCCGACGCGGTGGCCGGCACGATCCCCGAGATCCTGTTCTTCGCGTTCCAGATGACCTTCGCAATCATCACGCCCGCGCTGATCGTGGGCGCCTACGTCGAGCGGGTGGGTTTCGGCTTCGTGCTCGCCTTCTCGTCGCTCTGGATGCTGATCTGCTACGCGCCCGTGGTCCACTGGATCTGGGGGGGTGGCATGCTGGCCGGGGGGGAAGGCGCCCTGTTCGAGGCGCCCGTGCTCGACTTCGCGGGCGGCCTCGTGGTGCACGAGACGGCGGGCATTGCCGCCCTCCTGATCGCCGTGGTGCTGGGCCCGCGGTCGGATCGCACGAAGCCGCCGCACAACCCTGGCTTCGTGATGCTGGGAGCCTCGATGCTCTGGGTCGGCTGGTTCGGCTTCAACGGCGGCTCGCAGCTCGCCGCCGACGGGGGCGCCGCGATGGCGCTGACGGTCACGCACCTGTCGGCCGCCGCCGCCTCGCTGAGCTGGGCCGCGTGGGAGCGCATCCGCTTCGGCAAGGCGTCCCTCGTGGGCATCGTGACGGGCACCATCGCGGGCCTCGCCTCGATCACCCCCGCCTCGGGCTTCGTCGGCCCCGTGCAGGCCCTGATCATCGGCGGCGTCGCGGGCGTGCTGTGCCAGGAGGCCGTGGGCCTGATCCGCAACCGCCTGAAGATCGACGACACGCTCGACGTGTTTGCGGTGCACGGCGTGGGCGGGCTGTTCGGCACGGCGATGATCGCCGCCTTCGGGCTGGGCTCCTGGGCCTCGCAGCTCGGCGGCATGCTGGTGGTGGGCCTCTGGACGGTCGTGGTGACGCTGGTGCTGATCTACGCGGTGAAGCTGGTCTTCCCGCTGCGGGTCTCCAAGGAGATCGAGCAGGAGGGCCTCGACCTCGCCGTCCACGGCGAGCAGGCCTACCCCTCGCCGAGCTGA
- a CDS encoding S1C family serine protease: MPRIERALRPAPEPVVVAPRGDLAADERSTVALFQAASPSVVSISTTARGMFGRGVEVPRGSGSGLIWDAVGHVVTNAHVIEGATSASVQLADGRAFRARLVGQDRRHDLAVLKIDGLDLRPLPVGTSADLAVGQKVFAIGNPFGLDQSLTTGVVSALGRDVPGEAGITIRGAIQTDAAINPGNSGGPLLDSAGRLIGVNTAIYSPSGASAGIGFAVPVDAVARVVPQLVARGRYRPPAIGISGDPRADAMLRASGQAPGVMVLDVVPGGPADRAGIEPAQVTARGVIPGDVIEAVDGVPVAGLDGLLAQLDRRAVGDAVTLRVRSGRRTRDVEVALVEAE, translated from the coding sequence GTGCCGCGGATCGAGCGCGCCCTGCGCCCGGCGCCCGAGCCGGTGGTCGTGGCGCCCCGCGGCGACCTGGCCGCCGACGAGCGATCGACCGTCGCGCTGTTCCAGGCGGCCTCGCCTTCGGTGGTCTCGATCTCCACCACGGCGCGCGGCATGTTCGGGCGCGGGGTCGAGGTGCCGCGCGGCTCGGGCTCCGGGCTGATCTGGGACGCGGTGGGCCACGTGGTCACCAACGCCCACGTGATCGAGGGCGCGACCTCGGCCTCGGTGCAGCTCGCCGACGGGCGTGCGTTCCGGGCGCGGCTGGTGGGGCAGGACCGGCGCCACGACCTCGCCGTCCTGAAGATCGACGGGCTGGACCTGCGGCCCCTGCCGGTGGGGACCAGCGCCGACCTCGCCGTTGGGCAGAAGGTGTTCGCCATCGGCAACCCGTTCGGGCTGGACCAGTCGCTGACCACGGGCGTCGTCTCGGCCCTTGGGCGCGACGTCCCGGGCGAGGCGGGCATCACGATCCGCGGCGCGATCCAGACCGATGCCGCGATCAACCCCGGCAACTCGGGCGGCCCGCTGCTCGACAGCGCGGGACGGCTGATCGGAGTGAACACGGCGATCTACTCGCCCTCGGGGGCCAGCGCCGGGATCGGGTTCGCCGTGCCCGTGGACGCGGTCGCGCGGGTGGTGCCGCAGCTCGTGGCACGGGGGCGCTACCGCCCGCCGGCCATCGGCATCTCGGGCGATCCGCGCGCCGACGCGATGTTGCGGGCGAGCGGGCAGGCGCCCGGCGTTATGGTGCTCGACGTGGTGCCGGGCGGGCCGGCCGACCGCGCGGGCATCGAGCCCGCGCAGGTCACCGCGCGCGGCGTGATTCCCGGCGACGTGATCGAGGCGGTGGACGGCGTGCCCGTGGCGGGGCTGGACGGGCTGCTCGCGCAGCTCGACCGCCGCGCGGTGGGCGACGCGGTCACGCTGCGGGTGCGGTCGGGGCGCCGCACGCGCGATGTCGAGGTGGCATTGGTGGAGGCGGAGTAG
- a CDS encoding NUDIX domain-containing protein gives MRLALFGTLLWPELLDFVAGRPVRTVPATLEGRRVARAPDGDWPVLLRDPAARAACAVTEPLDAGALARIDWYEGGFGYDRERVTAQAADGPVEAEVYRGADGGGGPWSLDRWRREHGARTRLAAAEVMRAMGREDAASLAARRGVLQARASAQVAAAARARPATAGGELRRADLADLRAEPVHDGFISMETMRFRFPRFGGGLSDTVERDVVISPDAATLLPYDPRRDRVLLVEQVRAGAVALGDPQPWLLEPVAGIVDAGETAEAAAIRETWEEAGLRVAPDALHLVARYYPTPGFLAQVIWSYVARCDLPNDAGGLGGLASESEDIRVHVLSFDALMEMVRSGEAAAAPLILSAQWLARHRASLRA, from the coding sequence ATGCGCCTCGCGCTCTTCGGGACGCTGCTCTGGCCCGAACTTCTCGACTTCGTCGCCGGCCGCCCCGTGCGGACGGTGCCGGCCACGCTGGAGGGCCGCCGCGTGGCGCGCGCGCCGGACGGCGACTGGCCGGTGCTCCTGCGCGACCCGGCGGCCCGTGCGGCCTGCGCCGTGACGGAGCCGCTGGATGCCGGAGCGCTGGCCCGCATCGACTGGTACGAGGGCGGCTTCGGCTACGACCGGGAGCGGGTGACGGCGCAGGCCGCCGATGGCCCCGTGGAGGCCGAGGTCTACCGCGGGGCGGACGGCGGCGGCGGCCCGTGGTCGCTGGACCGCTGGCGGCGCGAGCACGGCGCGCGGACCCGCCTCGCCGCCGCCGAGGTGATGCGCGCGATGGGCCGCGAGGATGCGGCGAGCCTCGCCGCGCGGCGAGGCGTCCTGCAGGCCCGCGCTTCCGCGCAGGTCGCCGCCGCGGCGCGCGCCCGTCCCGCCACCGCCGGGGGCGAGCTGCGCCGCGCGGACCTCGCCGACCTTCGCGCCGAGCCGGTCCACGACGGCTTCATCTCCATGGAGACGATGCGCTTCCGCTTCCCGCGCTTCGGGGGAGGGCTGTCGGACACGGTGGAGCGCGACGTGGTGATCTCGCCCGACGCGGCCACGCTGCTGCCCTACGACCCCCGCCGCGACCGCGTGCTGCTGGTGGAGCAGGTCCGCGCCGGCGCCGTCGCCTTGGGCGATCCGCAACCTTGGCTGCTGGAGCCGGTGGCCGGCATCGTGGACGCGGGCGAGACCGCCGAGGCGGCGGCGATCCGCGAGACGTGGGAGGAGGCGGGGCTGCGCGTCGCGCCGGACGCGCTGCATCTCGTGGCGCGCTACTACCCGACGCCGGGCTTCCTCGCCCAGGTGATCTGGAGCTACGTGGCCCGTTGCGACCTGCCCAACGACGCCGGCGGGCTCGGCGGGCTGGCGTCGGAATCCGAGGACATCCGCGTCCACGTCCTGAGCTTCGACGCCCTGATGGAGATGGTGCGGAGCGGGGAGGCGGCCGCCGCACCGCTGATCCTCTCGGCCCAGTGGCTCGCGCGACACAGGGCCTCCTTGCGCGCCTGA
- a CDS encoding DUF805 domain-containing protein — protein MGPIRATILCLSRPHRWTTRAPRSEFWGFVLVGTVALAYGGHLMRGQLIAYARRSEAAIGEAVATADPFALLPLLDVPLPAPAPYVAAAAVLPLLAFLAAAARRLHDTGRGTTSLLLMLVPVIGPLWLALLLAKGPEPVPNRWGGVARGKPAVPRGLERYMTPKQPIDVHDTPEAVRALRQGRMPKPVT, from the coding sequence ATGGGACCGATCCGCGCTACCATCCTGTGCCTTTCGCGCCCCCACCGCTGGACCACGCGGGCCCCGCGCTCCGAGTTCTGGGGCTTCGTGCTGGTCGGCACCGTGGCGCTCGCCTACGGCGGCCATCTGATGCGCGGCCAGCTGATCGCGTACGCGAGGCGCTCGGAGGCCGCGATTGGCGAGGCGGTCGCCACCGCCGACCCCTTCGCGCTGCTTCCGCTCCTCGACGTCCCGCTGCCCGCCCCGGCCCCCTACGTCGCGGCCGCGGCGGTGCTGCCCCTGCTGGCATTCCTCGCCGCGGCGGCGCGGCGCCTCCACGACACGGGCCGCGGCACGACGTCGCTGCTGCTGATGCTCGTGCCGGTGATCGGTCCGCTCTGGCTTGCCCTGCTGCTCGCGAAGGGCCCCGAGCCCGTTCCGAACCGCTGGGGCGGCGTGGCGCGGGGCAAGCCCGCCGTTCCGCGGGGGCTGGAGCGGTACATGACGCCGAAGCAGCCCATCGACGTCCACGACACCCCCGAGGCGGTGCGCGCCCTGCGTCAGGGCCGGATGCCCAAGCCGGTCACCTGA
- a CDS encoding cytochrome c, with protein sequence MRRAALGLGALALLAGAAGLWITRAEGLGGSAKAAIAAAPADAALGEQVFWAAGCASCHAAEDAEGEARLVLEGGQRFASDFGTFVAPNVSTDPVHGIGAWTPEQFADAVQRGVSPEGAHYYPAFPYTAYALMEPPEVAALWAFWQTLPASDAASQPHEVGFPFSIRRGVGAWKMLYAGRGYVVEEESRGRHLVEAMGHCGECHTSRDPIGGLRRSAWLQGAPNPDGEGRVPAIAGLDWSEAEIASYLADGFTPEFDVAAGSMASVVKNLSHLPDEDRLAIARYVKAVPAAVE encoded by the coding sequence ATGCGCCGCGCCGCGCTCGGGCTGGGCGCGCTCGCGCTCCTCGCGGGCGCGGCGGGCCTCTGGATCACCCGCGCCGAGGGGCTGGGGGGGTCCGCGAAGGCGGCCATCGCCGCCGCGCCCGCCGACGCCGCGCTCGGCGAGCAGGTGTTCTGGGCCGCGGGCTGCGCCTCGTGTCACGCGGCCGAGGACGCCGAAGGGGAGGCGCGGCTGGTGCTGGAAGGCGGTCAGCGCTTCGCCTCGGACTTCGGCACCTTCGTCGCGCCCAACGTCTCGACCGATCCGGTCCACGGCATCGGGGCGTGGACCCCCGAGCAGTTCGCCGACGCCGTGCAGCGCGGCGTCTCGCCCGAGGGCGCACACTACTACCCCGCCTTCCCCTACACCGCCTACGCGCTGATGGAGCCTCCCGAGGTCGCGGCGCTCTGGGCGTTCTGGCAGACCCTGCCCGCCTCGGATGCGGCGTCGCAGCCCCACGAGGTCGGCTTCCCGTTCTCGATCCGCCGCGGCGTGGGGGCCTGGAAGATGCTCTACGCGGGCCGCGGCTACGTGGTGGAGGAGGAGAGCCGGGGCCGCCACCTCGTGGAGGCCATGGGCCACTGCGGCGAGTGCCACACGTCCCGCGATCCGATCGGCGGGCTGCGGCGCTCGGCCTGGCTGCAGGGCGCGCCGAATCCCGACGGCGAGGGGCGCGTGCCCGCCATCGCCGGGCTGGACTGGTCCGAGGCGGAGATCGCGAGTTACCTCGCCGACGGCTTCACGCCGGAGTTCGACGTGGCGGCGGGGTCGATGGCCTCGGTGGTGAAGAACCTCTCGCATCTTCCGGACGAGGACCGCCTCGCCATCGCGCGCTACGTCAAGGCGGTGCCGGCGGCCGTCGAGTGA
- a CDS encoding deoxyribodipyrimidine photo-lyase, translated as MTPILLWHRRDLRLTDNPAMHWAAGQGRPVIPVFLLDEVVADWGAASKWRIGRSLEAHAERLEGIGSRLILRRGPAAEALSTLLDETGAGDVVWSRLYVHDERARDEAVLAMLERRGADAHVFDGHIVFRPEDVATGSGGFYKVYTPFYRNVAARDPEPPLPPVEQLPAPDTWPPSDALADWNLGGAMNRGGAVLERHARVGELAARARLVEFVEGRIRAYAEARDKLPEDGTSKLGENLTYGEISARECLAAVRAEAPAGAGRDTFAKELLWRDFAHHLAWHTPKLTKGNWKPEWDAFPWRGDNDAAEVWRRGITGVPVVDAAMREMYVTGTMHNRGRLLTASYLTKHMLTHWRVGCDWFADALTDWDPANNALNWQWVGGCGPDASPFFRIFNPETQAERFDRGGRYRGHWLAERADAPSEEALAWFEAIPRRWGQSPDQPYPEAPVVGMAEGRARALEAMQEFRDR; from the coding sequence ATGACACCGATCCTGCTCTGGCACCGCCGCGACCTGCGGCTCACCGACAATCCCGCGATGCACTGGGCGGCCGGGCAGGGGCGTCCCGTGATCCCCGTGTTCCTGCTCGACGAGGTTGTCGCGGACTGGGGCGCGGCTTCGAAGTGGCGCATCGGGCGGTCGCTGGAGGCCCACGCGGAGCGGCTGGAGGGCATCGGAAGCCGGCTCATTCTGCGCCGCGGCCCCGCCGCCGAGGCGCTCTCCACGCTCCTCGACGAGACCGGCGCGGGCGACGTGGTCTGGAGCCGCCTCTACGTCCACGACGAGCGCGCGCGTGACGAGGCCGTGCTGGCGATGCTGGAGCGGCGCGGCGCGGACGCCCACGTCTTCGACGGCCACATCGTGTTCCGCCCCGAGGACGTCGCCACCGGTTCGGGCGGCTTCTACAAGGTCTACACGCCGTTCTACCGCAACGTGGCCGCGCGCGACCCCGAGCCGCCGCTGCCGCCCGTGGAGCAGCTGCCCGCGCCCGACACGTGGCCCCCGTCGGACGCCCTCGCGGACTGGAACCTCGGGGGCGCCATGAACCGGGGCGGCGCGGTGTTGGAGCGCCACGCCCGCGTGGGCGAGCTGGCCGCGCGCGCGCGGCTGGTCGAGTTCGTCGAGGGGCGCATCCGCGCCTACGCCGAGGCGCGCGACAAACTGCCCGAGGACGGCACCTCGAAGCTGGGCGAGAACCTCACCTACGGCGAGATCTCCGCGCGCGAGTGCCTCGCCGCCGTGCGCGCCGAGGCGCCTGCCGGCGCCGGGCGGGACACCTTCGCGAAGGAGCTGCTCTGGCGCGACTTCGCGCACCACCTCGCCTGGCACACGCCGAAGCTCACGAAGGGCAACTGGAAGCCCGAGTGGGACGCCTTTCCGTGGCGGGGCGACAACGACGCCGCCGAGGTGTGGCGCCGCGGGATCACCGGCGTGCCGGTCGTGGATGCGGCCATGCGCGAGATGTACGTCACGGGCACCATGCACAACCGCGGGCGCCTGCTGACCGCGAGCTACCTGACCAAGCACATGCTGACCCACTGGCGCGTGGGCTGCGACTGGTTCGCGGACGCCCTGACCGACTGGGACCCGGCCAATAACGCGCTGAACTGGCAGTGGGTGGGCGGCTGCGGCCCCGACGCCTCGCCGTTCTTCCGCATCTTCAATCCCGAGACCCAGGCCGAGCGCTTCGACCGGGGCGGACGCTACCGCGGGCACTGGCTGGCGGAGCGCGCGGACGCGCCGTCCGAGGAGGCGCTGGCGTGGTTCGAGGCGATCCCCCGGCGCTGGGGCCAGTCCCCCGACCAACCCTATCCGGAGGCCCCCGTGGTGGGCATGGCCGAGGGCCGCGCCCGCGCGCTGGAGGCCATGCAGGAATTCCGCGACCGCTGA